A genomic segment from Halobaculum sp. MBLA0147 encodes:
- a CDS encoding DUF5821 family protein encodes MVNTTTADTPADALDSILQETSAEATLVTTSTDVLAGLADGLASPRHDGENLTVISIPSALKDVRDDYIIAGKLADSGVTLRAAEGDLSNYLVDDTHIWTLIPTASTTVVTRADETTADHVREITDTIAQDSEEFSLRTAGHAELIDDLQSEAADETAKYFDAALKYLDTVPSGRGSKMNEIVLLIAAGVAANEQLFTVGKAAENTQLGSRATVSRTKGDLEDNGLITTEKVPTDVGRPRLRLLPPEETEITSEADFKDYLDDLKAALQ; translated from the coding sequence ATGGTAAACACGACAACAGCAGACACTCCAGCAGACGCATTAGACAGCATTCTTCAGGAAACTTCAGCAGAAGCAACGCTCGTCACCACATCAACAGACGTGTTGGCAGGGCTTGCAGATGGACTCGCGAGTCCCCGTCACGACGGAGAAAACCTCACCGTCATCAGTATCCCGTCAGCCCTCAAAGACGTCAGAGATGACTATATCATCGCAGGGAAACTCGCTGATAGTGGTGTGACTCTCCGTGCTGCAGAAGGAGACCTCAGCAACTACCTCGTGGACGACACTCACATCTGGACACTCATCCCCACTGCCAGCACCACAGTTGTTACGCGAGCCGACGAAACCACTGCCGACCACGTCAGAGAGATCACAGACACAATCGCTCAAGACAGTGAAGAATTCTCCCTTCGAACTGCTGGACATGCTGAGCTCATCGACGACCTACAGTCCGAGGCTGCAGATGAGACTGCAAAGTACTTTGATGCAGCCCTCAAGTATCTCGATACAGTCCCATCAGGAAGGGGGAGCAAGATGAACGAGATAGTCTTGCTCATTGCTGCCGGGGTGGCAGCCAACGAGCAGCTGTTCACGGTAGGAAAAGCCGCAGAAAACACGCAACTAGGCTCACGTGCAACAGTCTCGCGGACGAAGGGCGATCTTGAGGACAACGGACTCATCACCACCGAGAAGGTCCCAACCGATGTAGGGCGGCCACGACTGCGTCTGCTCCCACCCGAGGAAACAGAGATCACGAGCGAAGCCGACTTCAAAGACTACCTCGACGATCTCAAAGCCGCACTTCAATAG